A section of the Flavobacterium ardleyense genome encodes:
- a CDS encoding GTPase domain-containing protein: MTNLMIIPFFLPLLAWAAVAIAGSLLGVGVISMFKGDTNKLGLLGMHASGKTRFLNFLQKVPYIEKNSGRDDYEEFTFTTENRKKIIIKAGVDIGGGNIYRSSYNSIIKDSDVVFYFFDIDKYFKNEKTKDNELYQRDCNSRFEHVYSESLKRSNILKVIATHRDNCNLSDDEMKSKLFEIIRYKSYKSMLENVDFINLTNTGEVKKLVNKYFK; the protein is encoded by the coding sequence ATGACAAATTTGATGATAATACCCTTTTTTCTTCCACTTCTTGCCTGGGCAGCTGTCGCAATAGCAGGTAGCTTATTAGGTGTGGGTGTAATTAGTATGTTCAAAGGAGATACCAATAAGCTTGGGCTTTTAGGAATGCATGCCTCAGGTAAAACTAGATTTTTAAATTTTTTACAAAAAGTACCTTACATTGAAAAAAACTCTGGAAGAGATGATTATGAAGAATTTACATTTACTACTGAGAACCGTAAGAAAATTATAATAAAAGCAGGAGTCGATATTGGTGGAGGTAATATATATAGAAGTAGCTACAATTCAATTATTAAAGACTCAGATGTAGTTTTTTATTTTTTCGATATTGATAAATATTTTAAAAATGAGAAAACAAAAGATAATGAGTTATATCAAAGAGACTGTAATAGTCGCTTCGAGCATGTTTATTCTGAAAGTTTAAAACGTAGTAATATTTTGAAAGTTATTGCAACTCATCGAGATAATTGCAATTTATCAGATGATGAAATGAAATCTAAATTATTTGAAATAATCAGGTATAAAAGTTATAAGAGTATGCTAGAAAACGTGGATTTTATTAATCTGACAAATACTGGAGAAGTTAAGAAATTAGTAAATAAATATTTCAAATAA
- the ftsY gene encoding signal recognition particle-docking protein FtsY, producing MNFFKKIFSSEKKETLDKGLEKSKTSFFSKLTKAVAGKSKVDDEVLDNLEEVLVSSDVGVNTTLKIIKRIEERVAEDKYVGTEELNKILREEIAGLLSENNTEDQTEFVIPKGPKPYVIMVVGVNGVGKTTTIGKLAMQFKKAGYKVVLGAADTFRAAAIDQLQIWADRCDVPIVKQSMGSDPASVAFDTLQSAVTQNADVVIIDTAGRLHNKVNLMNELTKVKRVMQKVIVDAPHEVLLVLDGSTGQNAFEQAKHFTVATEVTALAVTKLDGTAKGGVVIGISDQFQIPVRYIGVGEGIDDLQVFNKVEFVDSFFK from the coding sequence ATGAATTTCTTTAAAAAAATATTTTCTTCCGAAAAGAAAGAGACTTTAGACAAAGGATTAGAGAAATCTAAAACTTCTTTTTTTTCAAAATTAACCAAAGCAGTAGCTGGTAAATCTAAAGTTGATGACGAGGTTCTCGACAATCTTGAAGAAGTTTTGGTGTCGTCGGATGTGGGTGTCAATACGACTCTAAAGATTATTAAGCGTATTGAAGAGCGTGTGGCCGAGGACAAATACGTGGGAACAGAGGAACTGAACAAGATTCTGCGTGAAGAAATAGCAGGCCTATTGTCTGAAAACAATACCGAAGATCAGACCGAATTTGTGATTCCCAAAGGGCCAAAACCCTACGTAATTATGGTGGTTGGAGTCAATGGTGTTGGAAAAACAACTACTATCGGAAAGCTTGCCATGCAGTTTAAAAAAGCTGGATATAAAGTGGTTCTTGGTGCTGCCGATACATTTCGTGCTGCGGCAATTGACCAACTTCAAATTTGGGCAGATCGTTGCGATGTGCCAATTGTAAAGCAAAGTATGGGATCAGATCCTGCATCTGTGGCTTTTGATACACTGCAATCTGCAGTAACTCAAAATGCGGATGTAGTGATTATCGATACTGCGGGAAGGCTTCATAATAAGGTAAACTTGATGAATGAGCTGACAAAGGTGAAGCGTGTAATGCAGAAAGTAATCGTAGATGCACCTCACGAGGTTCTACTAGTTTTGGACGGATCTACTGGTCAAAACGCTTTTGAACAAGCCAAACATTTTACCGTAGCTACAGAAGTAACTGCCCTAGCCGTTACAAAACTTGATGGTACCGCAAAAGGTGGAGTTGTAATCGGAATTTCAGATCAATTTCAGATTCCTGTACGATATATTGGAGTAGGTGAAGGAATTGATGATCTGCAGGTATTTAATAAAGTGGAGTTCGTCGACTCATTCTTTAAGTAG
- a CDS encoding lipocalin family protein, which yields MKKLFLLLSVVLITASCTQKITPEDMEFLNGYWEIEQVVFADGNHKDYKVNETIDFFKINGEKGIRQKVKPQFDGSFIDGPSEDIRIEHLNDQVFIHYKTDFSEWKEHIIELNDNDFIVENEKKIQYKYKRHVPFSVK from the coding sequence ATGAAAAAATTGTTTCTCTTACTATCAGTGGTCTTAATAACCGCCAGCTGCACTCAGAAAATTACTCCTGAAGATATGGAGTTTCTAAATGGCTATTGGGAGATTGAGCAGGTTGTTTTTGCGGATGGCAATCATAAGGATTATAAAGTAAATGAGACAATCGACTTTTTCAAAATTAATGGTGAGAAGGGAATTCGGCAGAAAGTGAAGCCGCAATTTGATGGCAGTTTTATTGATGGACCTTCAGAAGACATACGAATTGAGCATTTGAATGATCAGGTATTCATCCATTACAAAACCGATTTTTCTGAATGGAAAGAACATATAATCGAACTCAATGACAATGATTTCATTGTAGAAAACGAGAAAAAAATTCAATATAAATATAAGAGACACGTTCCGTTTAGCGTTAAGTAG
- a CDS encoding DUF721 domain-containing protein, whose amino-acid sequence MAKRENNENTVGEILKGILQDNRLQPGLDEVIVQDAWRSLMGNGVNTYTRNIVLKNGILYVELTSAVLRAELSFGKDKIVKMINEELRRDVVQEVVLR is encoded by the coding sequence ATGGCAAAGAGAGAGAATAATGAAAATACGGTAGGGGAGATTTTAAAAGGAATTCTGCAAGATAATAGATTGCAACCGGGCCTAGATGAAGTAATAGTGCAAGATGCTTGGCGTAGCTTGATGGGCAATGGTGTAAATACTTATACGCGAAATATCGTACTTAAGAATGGTATTTTGTACGTCGAATTAACATCGGCAGTGCTGAGGGCAGAATTGAGTTTCGGAAAAGATAAGATTGTAAAAATGATTAACGAAGAGCTTCGTCGTGACGTAGTGCAGGAGGTTGTTTTAAGGTAA
- a CDS encoding nucleoside-diphosphate kinase translates to MTTNRTFTMIKPDAVQNGHIGGIINMITEAGFKIISMKLTQLTITDAKKFYEVHAERPFYGELVEFMSRGPIVAAILEKNNAVEDFRDLIGATNPADAAEGTIRKRYATSIGENAVHGSDSNENAELEGSFHFAGREQF, encoded by the coding sequence ATGACAACTAACAGAACTTTTACAATGATCAAACCAGATGCTGTTCAAAACGGACACATCGGAGGAATTATTAATATGATTACTGAAGCTGGTTTCAAAATCATTTCTATGAAATTGACTCAACTTACAATCACTGATGCTAAGAAATTTTACGAAGTACACGCAGAAAGACCTTTCTACGGAGAACTAGTTGAATTTATGTCTAGAGGTCCAATCGTGGCTGCTATTCTTGAAAAAAACAATGCAGTAGAAGACTTTAGAGATCTTATTGGAGCAACAAATCCAGCAGATGCAGCCGAAGGAACTATTCGTAAAAGATACGCAACTTCAATCGGAGAAAATGCGGTGCACGGATCTGATAGCAACGAAAATGCAGAATTAGAAGGTTCATTCCACTTTGCTGGAAGAGAGCAATTCTAG